The following are encoded in a window of Amycolatopsis lexingtonensis genomic DNA:
- a CDS encoding TetR/AcrR family transcriptional regulator: MQVKTEHLAELGLSPAEAARRAQIIGATIGVLADLGYRRTTFAKIKERAGLSSTRLISYHFTNKAGLMQAVLSAVVQTKNDYLTERTGGGLDPADRRGYLRAHIETSIAFLRAYPECVRVLTELAANADDVDGWVMTKVLVDDLRVHGLARQLKQGQAEGVFGDFTPEVMAMSIAQAIDGVAAAYAADPALDVEKYGREVADTFVKATAP, from the coding sequence GGGACTCAGCCCAGCCGAGGCCGCCCGCCGCGCGCAGATCATCGGCGCGACCATCGGCGTCCTCGCCGACCTGGGGTACCGCCGCACGACGTTCGCCAAGATCAAGGAACGCGCCGGGCTCAGCAGCACCCGGCTGATCTCCTACCACTTCACGAACAAGGCCGGCCTGATGCAGGCCGTGCTGAGCGCGGTCGTCCAGACGAAGAACGACTACCTGACCGAACGCACCGGCGGCGGGCTCGACCCCGCCGACCGGCGCGGCTACCTGCGGGCGCACATCGAGACGTCGATCGCGTTCCTGCGCGCGTACCCGGAATGCGTCCGGGTCCTGACCGAGCTGGCCGCCAACGCCGACGACGTCGACGGCTGGGTGATGACGAAGGTGCTGGTCGACGACCTGCGGGTGCACGGGCTGGCCCGTCAGCTCAAACAGGGCCAGGCGGAGGGCGTCTTCGGCGACTTCACGCCCGAGGTGATGGCGATGTCGATCGCGCAGGCCATCGACGGCGTCGCCGCGGCCTACGCCGCCGACCCGGCGCTGGACGTGGAGAAGTACGGCCGCGAGGTGGCGGACACGTTCGTCAAAGCGACGGCGCCGTGA
- the trxA gene encoding thioredoxin encodes MSEVSAVTDAAFAEVLGSDVPVLVEFWATWCGPCRMVGPVLAQLATERAGQLAIRKINADENPETTRSYQVMSLPTMILFRGGEPVETIVGAFPKARIEERLDRALTAPSL; translated from the coding sequence GTGTCCGAAGTCAGTGCTGTCACCGATGCGGCGTTCGCCGAGGTCCTCGGCAGCGACGTCCCCGTGCTGGTCGAGTTCTGGGCCACCTGGTGCGGCCCGTGCCGGATGGTCGGCCCGGTGCTGGCCCAGCTGGCCACCGAGCGGGCCGGGCAGCTCGCCATCCGCAAGATCAACGCGGACGAGAACCCGGAGACCACCCGGTCCTACCAGGTCATGTCGCTGCCGACGATGATCCTGTTCCGCGGCGGGGAACCGGTCGAGACCATCGTCGGCGCGTTCCCGAAGGCCCGCATCGAGGAGCGGCTCGACCGGGCCCTCACGGCGCCGTCGCTTTGA